One Epinephelus fuscoguttatus linkage group LG10, E.fuscoguttatus.final_Chr_v1 genomic window carries:
- the abl2 gene encoding tyrosine-protein kinase ABL2 isoform X4, translating to MLLRCLQASSSFDDEWAALGSDRLHTGLRQGKPGQTALHRPFGLDSAALTEAVRWSSKENLLGAAESDPNLFVALYDFVASGDNTLSITKGEKLRVLGYNQNGEWSEVRSKNGQGWVPSNYITPVNSLEKHSWYHGPVSRSAAEYLLSSLINGSFLVRESESSPGQLSISLRYEGRVYHYRINTASDGKVYVTSESRFATLAELVHHHSTVADGLVTTLHYPAPKCNKPTVYGVSPIHDKWEMERTDITMKHKLGGGQYGEVYVGVWKKYNLTVAVKTLKEDTMEVEEFLKEAAVMKEVKHPNLVQLLGVCTLEPPFYIVTEYMPHGNLLDYLRECDKEEVNAVVLLYMATQISSAMEYLEKKNFIHRDLAARNCLVGENHVVKVADFGLSRLMTGDTYTAHAGAKFPIKWTAPESLAYNTFSIKSDVWAFGVLLWEIATYGMSPYPGIDLSQVYDLLEKGYRMEQPEGCPPKVYELMRACWQWSPMDRPSFAEIHQAFETMFHDSSISEEVAEELCKTASSGHCGPLHPFSHDMPLLPSKSRTLLKHTENKENIEGGLDGRSDHSTHGHSGWASSLLGGDGRSGSSPALPRKQQPRDKSPGNLLDDAQDMGTFTRDRKTGFFSSFIKKKSSSSSSSPSSQLQHNLPTPPKRSSSFREMETQPHKKYEPTADFSAPPPLPQSDSLGGFSASPSHSHGEPTQAQSRCCGAAFGQKPSGGGLASQVTSGSSWSGLAGFFTPRLIKKTLGLRTGKTTSSEEGGSIAGGPKPFPRSNSTSSMSAGLPDLERMALTLPRNRSAKPPLERTASTTSQPENGAARPSETLLRRMDEGTAQIRERPKAKLLPRGASVGVRAPGVGGEVGESDSLSRVREGREESGGGLDRQQSWPSPSKTSSSSASSAAAGAPTHNHKVPVLISPTLKHSPADVHLVGLDSQGNRFKLLSEHQADRDRPRLVKPKCAPPPPPTLRSLQHSYSGDGEEQVGGAPVEVNGDTLKGHRSGRMSGGAATGRPSVPPPQVPPASSSSVPSSCSATTNTTPTKMANGAATTASSSHTAPSAGSKVALRRTRQQAERVPLERVSREALLECAECLSSALHASSESPSSSQVLDAGHQLLDYCSGYVDCIPQMRNKFAFREAVGKLELSLHELRASSSGGGGLSGVGPNTVLDNLHSCIKEISDVVQR from the exons ATGCTTTTGAGGTGCCTGCAGGCAAGCAGCAGTTTTGACGACGAGTGGGCTGCTCTGGGTAGCGATCGTCTTCACACAGGGCTCAGACAGGGGAAACCTGGACAGACAG CTCTTCACCGGCCGTTCGGCCTGGACTCTGCAGCGCTGACGGAGGCGGTACGCTGGAGCTCCAAGGAGAACCTACTGGGGGCGGCTGAGAGCGACCCTAACCTGTTCGTTGCACTTTATGACTTTGTCGCCAGCGGAGACAACACGCTAAGCATCACTAAAG GTGAGAAGCTGCGTGTGCTGGGCTACAACCAAAATGGAGAGTGGAGTGAAGTGCGCTCTAAGAATGGCCAAGGTTGGGTGCCTTCCAACTACATCACACCAGTCAACAGTCTGGAGAAGCACAGCTGGTACCACGGGCCCGTGTCACGCAGCGCAGCAGAGTACCTGCTCTCGTCTCTCATCAATGGGAGTTTCCTGGTCCGGGAAAGTGAGAGCAGCCCCGGACAGCTGTCCATTTCTCTCCGCTATGAGGGGAGAGTCTACCACTACCGGATCAACACCGCATCTGATGGAAAG GTGTATGTGACGTCTGAGAGCCGTTTCGCCACCCTGGCTGAGCTGGTCCATCATCACTCCACTGTCGCCGATGGCCTGGTCACCACCCTGCACTACCCCGCACCCAAATGTAACAAGCCCACAGTGTACGGTGTGTCACCCATCCACGACAAGTGGGAGATGGAACGCACAGATATCACCATGAAGCACAAGCTGGGGGGAGGCCAGTACGGAGAGGTGTACGTGGGAGTGTGGAAGAAGTACAACCTCACAGTGGCTGTCAAAACGCTCAAG GAGGACACCATGGAAGTTGAAGAATTTTTAAAAGAAGCCGCCGTTATGAAGGAGGTTAAACACCCAAACCTTGTTCAGCTACTTG GTGTGTGTACATTGGAGCCTCCGTTCTACATCGTGACTGAGTACATGCCACACGGCAACCTACTGGACTACTTGAGAGAATGTGACAAGGAGGAGGTGAACGCTGTGGTGCTGCTGTACATGGCCACGCAGATCTCCTCTGCCATGGAATACCTGGAGAAGAAGAACTTTATACACAG GGATCTTGCAGCTAGGAACTGTCTGGTCGGGGAGAATCATGTTGTGAAGGTCGCAGACTTCGGCCTGAGCAGGTTAATGACTGGTGACACCTACACGGCACATGCAGGCGCCAAGTTCCCCATCAAATGGACTGCGCCAGAGAGCCTTGCATACAACACCTTCTCCATCAAGTCTGATGTCTGGG CATTCGGGGTGCTGCTATGGGAAATTGCCACCTATGGCATGTCTCCATATCCTGGCATCGATCTGTCTCAGGTCTATGACCTCCTGGAGAAAGGTTACCGTATGGAACAGCCTGAAGGATGTCCACCTAAAGTCTATGAACTCATGAGAGCAT GCTGGCAGTGGAGCCCAATGGACCGACCTTCATTCGCAGAGATCCACCAAGCCTTCGAAACAATGTTCCATGACTCCAGCATCTCTGAAG AGGTAGCAGAGGAGCTCTGTAAGACGGCCTCCTCTGGTCACTGCGGACCACTTCACCCTTTCAGTCACGACATGCCCCTGTTGCCTTCCAAATCCCGCACACTCCTAAAgcacacagaaaacaaggaaaacaTTGAGGGCGGACTCGACGGGCGATCTGACCACAGCACGCACGGTCACTCAG GCTGGGCGTCGTCTTTGTTAGGAGGGGATGGCCGATCAGGCAGCTCCCCAGCTCTGCCCAGAAAACAGCAACCAAGAGACAAATCTCCCGGCAACCTTTTAGATGATGCACAGGATATGGGCACATTTACAAGAGACCGTAAGACTGGCTTCTTTAGCTCCTTCATAAAGAAGaagtcttcctcttcttcatcctcaCCATCCTCTCAGCTCCAACACAATCTCCCGACGCCACCCAAGAGGAGCAGTTCTTTCCGGGAGATGGAAACTCAGCCTCACAAGAAATACGAGCCAACCGCTGATTTCAGtgctcctcctccccttccccAGTCGGACAGTCTCGGTGGCTTCTCTGCCTCTCCGTCTCACTCCCATGGAGAGCCAACTCAGGCGCAGTCACGCTGCTGTGGGGCTGCTTTTGGACAGAAGCCCTCTGGTGGGGGACTTGCCTCACAGGTTACAAGCGGCAGCAGTTGGAGCGGGTTGGCTGGTTTTTTTACCCCTAGACTCATCAAAAAGACCCTGGGATTACGGACAGGAAAGACAACCTCTTCAGAGGAGGGTGGAAGTATAGCTGGAGGGCCTAAACCCTTTCCTAGGTCCAATTCTACCTCCTCGATGTCAGCTGGGTTGCCAGACCTGGAGCGCATGGCTCTGACTTTACCCAGGAATCGCAGTGCAAAACCCCCTCTAGAGCGGACTGCATCCACAACCTCGCAGCCAGAGAACGGGGCTGCGCGGCCCTCAGAAACTCTGCTGAGGAGGATGGATGAGGGGACAGCACAGATCAGGGAAAGGCCCAAAGCCAAGCTATTACCCCGAGGTGCTTCTGTAGGAGTGAGGGCACCAGGGGTAGGGGGGGAGGTAGGGGAATCGGACAGTCTGTCTCGGgtgagggaggggagagaggagagtggGGGAGGACTGGACAGGCAGCAGAGTTGGCCATCTCCATCTAAGACTTCTAGTTCGAGTGCTTCATCAGCTGCAGCAGGCGCACCAACTCACAACCACAAAGTTCCAGTCCTAATCTCCCCCACGCTGAAGCATAGCCCAGCTGATGTGCACCTGGTCGGGCTAGACTCTCAGGGGAACCGCTTCAAACTGCTGTCTGAGCACCAAGCAGATCGGGACAGGCCGCGACTTGTAAAACCCAAGTgtgctcctcctccccctcccaccCTGCGCAGCCTGCAACACTCCTACAGCGGCGACGGAGAGGAGCAGGTAGGAGGAGCACCTGTGGAAGTAAACGGAGACACGTTGAAAGGTCACAGGTCAGGGCGAATGTCAGGAGGAGCGGCGACGGGCAGACCGTCAGTGCCACCACCACAAGTGCCTCCTGCATCTTCCTCCTCCGTTCCCTCATCTTGCTCTGCCACCACCAACACGACTCCCACCAAAATGGCCAACGGAGCCGCCACCACtgcctcctcctcacacacagcACCATCTGCCGGTTCCAAAGTGGCACTGCGGCGAACCAGGCAGCAGGCAGAGAGGGTGCCCCTGGAGCGAGTTAGTCGCGAGGCCCTGCTGGAGTGCGCTGAGTGCCTGAGCAGCGCCCTCCACGCCAGCTCCGAAAGCCCCTCCAGCAGCCAGGTGCTGGACGCTGGCCACCAGCTGCTAGACTACTGCTCAGGTTACGTGGACTGCATCCCTCagatgaggaacaaatttgccttcCGAGAGGCGGTGGGGAAGCTGGAGCTCAGCCTGCATGAACTGAGGGCCTCGtcctcaggaggtggagggctgAGCGGCGTGGGGCCCAACACTGTACTGGACAACCTGCACAGCTGTATTAAAGAGATTAGTGACGTAGTACAGAGGTAG